From Pseudomonadota bacterium, a single genomic window includes:
- the pgsB gene encoding poly-gamma-glutamate synthase PgsB, with protein sequence MIGVELLGVAATALISLGAWESAAHRRRLARIPCRIHVSGTRGKSSLTRLIAAGLRHHGVTTAAKTTGTLPRMILPDGRELPVFRPAGPNIIEQIRIVSAAHALGAQALVLECMALQPELHWLTEHKLVRATHGVITNVRADHLDVMGPTVADVGRALAGMIPVGGVLITAEREHLQILREAAADRGTRLVTVEDEDLEAVGADDLARFSYTEHRENVALALKVLAELSVPRATALAGMWAADPDPGALTEAELNFFGRRIVFVNAFAANDPLSTERIWRLVRQRHADVQRTVALFNLRADRPSRTVQLACDTDFWREADRVALMGSGAYLFARMAAGRGIDASRFVYAEHPRVDEIFETIIGLCRETTLIVGMANIGGDGLALVRYFGNRAQLRGAVG encoded by the coding sequence ATGATTGGCGTCGAGCTACTCGGTGTGGCGGCGACGGCCCTGATCTCCCTCGGTGCTTGGGAGAGCGCGGCCCACCGCCGTCGGTTGGCGCGCATTCCCTGCCGCATCCACGTCAGCGGTACGCGCGGCAAGTCGAGCCTGACGCGCCTCATCGCCGCCGGGCTGCGTCACCATGGCGTCACGACGGCAGCCAAGACCACCGGCACCTTGCCACGGATGATCCTGCCCGACGGTCGGGAGCTGCCCGTCTTCCGGCCGGCAGGCCCCAACATCATCGAACAGATCCGCATCGTCAGCGCGGCGCATGCGCTTGGCGCCCAGGCCCTGGTGCTGGAGTGCATGGCCTTGCAACCGGAGCTTCACTGGCTGACGGAGCATAAGCTGGTGCGCGCGACGCACGGGGTGATCACCAACGTGAGGGCCGACCACCTCGACGTGATGGGGCCGACCGTCGCCGACGTCGGCCGGGCCCTGGCCGGGATGATCCCGGTGGGCGGCGTGCTGATCACCGCCGAGCGCGAGCACCTGCAGATCCTGCGCGAGGCCGCGGCCGATCGCGGCACGCGCCTGGTCACGGTCGAGGACGAGGACTTGGAGGCCGTCGGCGCCGACGACCTCGCGCGCTTCAGCTACACGGAGCACCGCGAGAACGTCGCCCTCGCCCTCAAGGTGCTCGCCGAGCTCAGCGTGCCACGCGCAACGGCGCTGGCGGGAATGTGGGCCGCCGACCCCGATCCCGGCGCGCTCACCGAGGCCGAGCTCAACTTCTTCGGCCGCCGCATCGTCTTCGTCAACGCCTTCGCCGCCAACGACCCGCTCTCCACCGAGCGCATCTGGCGCCTGGTGCGTCAGCGCCACGCCGACGTCCAGCGAACCGTCGCGCTGTTCAACCTGCGCGCCGATCGCCCCTCCCGCACCGTGCAGCTCGCCTGCGACACGGACTTCTGGCGCGAGGCCGACCGCGTGGCGCTGATGGGCAGCGGCGCGTATCTCTTTGCGCGCATGGCCGCGGGGCGCGGGATCGACGCGAGCCGCTTCGTCTACGCGGAGCACCCACGCGTCGATGAGATCTTCGAGACCATCATCGGCCTTTGCCGCGAGACGACCCTGATCGTCGGCATGGCCAACATCGGCGGCGACGGGTTGGCCCTGGTCCGCTACTTCGGCAATCGTGCTCAGCTGCGCGGCGCGGTGGGATGA
- a CDS encoding triacylglycerol lipase — translation MAEKRHIFLIPGFFGFASIGEVLYFAHIVEFLSAACYRLGLRVEIHRVPTHPTASIRKRAAALTEAIASTGAARGGGIDLIGHSTGGLDARLLVTPNVSLPTEVAVEPIASRIRSVITVAAPHHGTPLSSVFGTLFGKPLLRLLSLATLYVLRFGHLPTSVVLRMSALVVRFDARIGLTHNVADQLFNELLGDFSPGRRLEVQRFLEQASLDQALMAQVTPEGADVFNAGAADREGVRYGSVVTMAPRPGLRSVVRQRFDPYAHLSHAIFFTLYRASAGASGQALPVLTEAQRDLLPRAFGRLPQSSDNDGVVPTSSQLWGEVIHAAVADHLDVIGHFGDARRVPPHYDWLASGSGFRREHFERLWTDVAYFLADRARPALA, via the coding sequence ATGGCGGAAAAGCGTCATATCTTCCTCATCCCTGGGTTTTTCGGGTTCGCCAGCATTGGCGAAGTGCTCTATTTCGCCCACATCGTCGAGTTCCTCTCGGCCGCCTGCTACCGGCTCGGGCTGCGCGTCGAGATCCATCGGGTGCCGACGCATCCGACCGCTTCGATTCGCAAGCGCGCGGCCGCGCTGACCGAGGCGATCGCCAGCACCGGGGCGGCTCGCGGCGGCGGGATCGATCTCATCGGTCATTCGACAGGGGGACTCGATGCTCGACTGCTGGTGACGCCCAATGTCTCGTTGCCCACCGAGGTCGCGGTCGAGCCGATCGCCAGCCGCATTCGCAGCGTGATCACCGTCGCCGCCCCGCATCACGGCACGCCGCTCTCGAGCGTCTTCGGCACCCTCTTCGGCAAACCGCTGCTCCGGCTGCTCTCCCTCGCGACGCTCTATGTGCTGCGCTTTGGCCACCTGCCGACCTCCGTCGTGCTGCGGATGAGCGCGTTGGTCGTGCGTTTCGACGCTCGGATTGGTCTGACGCATAACGTCGCCGATCAGCTCTTCAACGAGTTGCTCGGTGATTTTTCGCCTGGTCGCCGCCTCGAGGTGCAGCGCTTCCTCGAGCAGGCCAGCCTGGATCAGGCGTTGATGGCCCAGGTGACGCCCGAGGGCGCCGACGTCTTCAATGCCGGCGCGGCCGACCGCGAGGGCGTGCGCTACGGATCGGTCGTGACGATGGCCCCGCGTCCGGGGCTACGCTCGGTCGTGCGCCAGCGCTTCGATCCCTATGCCCACCTCAGTCATGCGATCTTCTTCACGCTCTACCGCGCCAGTGCCGGTGCCAGCGGCCAGGCGCTGCCCGTGTTGACGGAGGCGCAGCGCGACCTGCTGCCGCGCGCCTTCGGCCGCCTGCCGCAGAGCAGCGATAACGATGGCGTCGTGCCGACGAGCTCGCAACTCTGGGGCGAGGTCATTCACGCCGCCGTCGCGGATCATCTCGATGTGATAGGTCATTTCGGCGACGCCCGCCGCGTCCCGCCGCATTACGACTGGCTGGCCAGCGGGTCGGGCTTTCGCCGCGAGCACTTCGAGCGCTTATGGACCGACGTGGCGTACTTCTTGGCGGATCGCGCCCGCCCGGCGCTGGCCTAG
- a CDS encoding TerC/Alx family metal homeostasis membrane protein, with product MTIWIWAGFLLLVALFVALDLGVFHREPRVVSTTEALLWTAAWVGVALCFNLLVYVIYQHHWLGMGLSAGQACNGRQAALMFLTGYLIEKSLSLDNIFIIALLFSYFRVPLRLQHRVLFWGVLGAVVMRAAMIGTGAALIARFSWTIYLFGGLLLFTAAKMLVVRQDNIDPERNLLVRAARRLFPVCGSVDDGRFFVRGPGGGRAVTPLFLVLVLVESSDVVFAVDSVPAIFAVTRDPFLVFTSNVFAILGLRSLYFALAAILDRFRYLKTSLVFLLAFVGVKMLLSHHYPLPTAVSLAVIVGILAVGIGASLLEHRRIAAVGLLHSMAEMGRANAALRQLRRVVVAVMGGTVILTGVAMLVLPGPGMVVILVGLSLLATEFVWARRLLRKAEEQGRSWVGKIEARRRRRTSQRAGDSAAAEPTNPDALVDAPCDAPVEDAHPDPNPSRPPGG from the coding sequence TTGACCATTTGGATCTGGGCCGGCTTTCTCCTCCTCGTGGCGCTCTTCGTGGCGCTCGACCTTGGTGTCTTTCATCGCGAGCCGCGCGTCGTTTCCACCACCGAGGCGCTGCTCTGGACCGCCGCCTGGGTCGGCGTCGCGCTCTGCTTCAACCTGTTGGTCTACGTCATCTACCAGCACCATTGGCTGGGGATGGGGCTGAGCGCCGGACAGGCGTGCAACGGGCGCCAAGCTGCCCTGATGTTTCTCACAGGCTACCTGATCGAGAAGAGCCTCAGCCTCGATAACATCTTCATCATCGCGCTGCTCTTCTCCTACTTTCGCGTGCCGCTGCGGCTCCAGCACCGCGTGCTCTTCTGGGGGGTGCTCGGCGCCGTGGTCATGCGCGCGGCGATGATCGGCACGGGGGCGGCGCTGATCGCGCGCTTCAGCTGGACGATCTATCTCTTTGGCGGTCTCCTGCTCTTCACCGCGGCCAAGATGTTGGTGGTGCGGCAAGATAACATCGATCCCGAGCGCAACTTGCTGGTTCGCGCGGCGCGGCGACTGTTTCCAGTCTGTGGTTCTGTCGACGACGGGCGCTTCTTCGTGCGCGGCCCCGGCGGCGGTCGCGCGGTGACGCCGCTCTTCTTGGTGCTGGTCCTGGTCGAGAGCTCCGACGTCGTCTTTGCGGTCGATTCGGTGCCGGCCATCTTCGCGGTCACCCGCGATCCCTTCCTGGTTTTCACCTCGAACGTCTTCGCGATCCTCGGTTTACGCTCGCTTTACTTTGCGCTGGCCGCGATTCTCGACCGCTTTCGCTATCTCAAGACCAGCCTCGTCTTCTTGCTCGCTTTCGTCGGGGTGAAGATGCTGCTATCGCATCATTATCCGCTGCCGACCGCGGTCTCGCTGGCGGTCATCGTCGGCATTCTGGCCGTCGGGATCGGGGCCTCACTGCTCGAGCATCGGCGGATCGCGGCGGTGGGGCTCCTCCACTCGATGGCCGAGATGGGTCGCGCGAATGCGGCGCTGCGGCAGCTTCGTCGGGTGGTGGTGGCGGTGATGGGCGGGACGGTGATTCTCACCGGCGTGGCGATGCTGGTGCTGCCCGGGCCGGGGATGGTCGTGATTTTGGTGGGGCTCAGCCTGCTGGCCACGGAGTTCGTCTGGGCGCGCCGACTCTTGCGCAAGGCCGAGGAGCAGGGACGCTCGTGGGTCGGCAAGATCGAAGCCCGCCGACGGCGGCGGACCAGCCAACGGGCTGGCGATTCAGCGGCCGCCGAGCCCACGAATCCAGATGCACTAGTCGATGCACCATGCGATGCACCAGTCGAGGATGCGCACCCTGACCCGAACCCAAGCCGTCCGCCGGGCGGGTAG
- a CDS encoding peroxiredoxin, with the protein MSQTSVTIGEPAPDFTLPNQRDEPVSLAALRGRWVVLYFYPKDDTPGCTVEACDFTGGLAAFTALDALVLGCSPDDAPSHQRFIAKHALAIDLLSDPEHAVLARYGAWGEKNRYGRTSVGVLRSTVLIDPQGRVAYHWKKVKAAGHAEQVREQLAALRRTRA; encoded by the coding sequence ATGAGCCAGACAAGCGTCACGATTGGCGAGCCCGCACCGGACTTCACGCTGCCAAATCAACGCGACGAGCCGGTTAGCCTCGCGGCGCTGCGAGGTCGGTGGGTCGTCCTCTACTTCTATCCCAAAGACGACACACCGGGCTGCACCGTCGAGGCCTGCGACTTCACCGGCGGGCTGGCCGCCTTCACCGCGCTCGATGCCCTTGTCCTCGGCTGCAGTCCGGACGACGCGCCCAGCCACCAGCGCTTCATCGCCAAGCACGCGCTGGCCATCGATCTGCTCAGCGACCCCGAGCATGCCGTGCTCGCGCGCTACGGGGCCTGGGGCGAAAAGAACCGCTATGGGCGCACGTCGGTCGGCGTGCTGCGCTCGACGGTGCTGATCGATCCGCAGGGCCGGGTGGCCTACCACTGGAAGAAGGTCAAGGCCGCTGGCCACGCCGAGCAGGTCCGCGAGCAGCTTGCCGCGCTACGGCGGACCCGCGCCTGA
- a CDS encoding fumarylacetoacetate hydrolase family protein — protein sequence MSAGERGIERLVRYRYRGQTGRARLHAEGRLEPLDGPPARRLEEVELLPPTEASKIVGVGLNYHAHAREMGKAPPEEPLLFLKPSTAVIASGQPIVRPADFERVDYEGELALVFSRRARHISEAEAWTVVAGYCCCNDVTVRDLQRRDGQYTRAKGFDTFAPLGPWLVSGLDPAGLTITTRVDGELRQRGAVADMIFALPRLIATVTRVMTMLPGDVLTTGTPPGVGQAQVGSVVEVEIEGLGVLRNPVVAEPT from the coding sequence ATGAGCGCGGGAGAGCGAGGCATCGAGCGGCTCGTACGCTACCGCTACCGCGGGCAGACTGGCCGCGCGCGCCTCCACGCGGAGGGCAGGCTCGAGCCGCTCGATGGCCCGCCGGCGCGGCGGCTGGAGGAGGTCGAGCTGCTGCCACCGACCGAAGCGAGCAAGATCGTCGGCGTCGGCCTGAACTACCACGCCCACGCGCGCGAGATGGGCAAGGCCCCGCCCGAGGAGCCGCTGCTCTTTCTCAAGCCCTCGACCGCCGTGATCGCCAGCGGGCAGCCGATCGTCCGGCCCGCCGACTTCGAGCGCGTGGACTACGAGGGCGAGCTGGCGCTGGTCTTCTCGCGCCGCGCGCGCCACATCAGCGAGGCCGAGGCCTGGACGGTGGTCGCGGGTTACTGCTGCTGCAATGACGTCACCGTACGCGACCTGCAGCGGCGCGACGGGCAGTACACGCGCGCCAAGGGCTTCGACACCTTCGCTCCGCTCGGCCCCTGGCTGGTCAGCGGCCTCGACCCCGCGGGGCTGACGATCACGACGCGGGTCGACGGCGAGCTGCGCCAGCGTGGCGCCGTGGCCGACATGATCTTCGCGCTCCCGCGGCTGATCGCCACCGTGACGCGGGTAATGACGATGCTGCCGGGGGACGTGTTGACGACGGGCACGCCGCCGGGCGTGGGCCAGGCCCAGGTGGGATCGGTGGTCGAGGTGGAAATCGAGGGTCTCGGCGTGCTACGCAACCCCGTGGTGGCCGAGCCGACCTAG